One window of the Perca flavescens isolate YP-PL-M2 chromosome 16, PFLA_1.0, whole genome shotgun sequence genome contains the following:
- the pax8 gene encoding paired box protein Pax-8: MSNNAGRGHGGLNQLGGMFVNGRPLPEVIRQRIVDMAHQGVRPCDISRQLRVSHGCVSKILGRYYETGSIKPGVIGGSKPKVATPKVVDKIADYKRQNPTMFAWEIRDRLLAEGVCDSDTVPSVSSINRIIRTKVQQPFNLPLDGKGLSPGQTLIPSSAVTPPESPHSDSLGSTYSISGLLGIPQPSAEGKRSHDDSDQESCRHSVDSQGSAGVPRKQMRVDHFSTTQHLDCGFDRHHYPPDSFGSASSSKTEQTLYPLSLINGSLDEAKTSLSTSSSAIGRNLTAHQSYAMVTEPLQSLPLCLKQEMSPEVTSTSPSPNMAASNLAFVELQSLQKPVSVSNSCSHSNHFPNAFNSFSHHAPVYGQFSSQSIISGRDMVSSTLPGYPPHIPSPAQSGYSTSAITGMVAGTDYSGQTYSHSPYTSYSEAWRFTNSSILGSPYYYSTASRTAPPSAAYDHL, encoded by the exons ATGTCCAACAACGCTGGAAGAG GTCATGGGGGTCTTAACCAACTAGGTGGAATGTTTGTTAATGGACGTCCACTACCGGAGGTAATCCGGCAACGCATCGTGGACATGGCCCACCAGGGGGTTCGGCCCTGTGACATCTCCCGGCAGCTCCGAGTCAGCCACGGCTGTGTCAGCAAGATCCTGGGACG TTACTACGAGACAGGCAGCATCAAGCCTGGCGTGATCGGGGGCTCCAAGCCCAAGGTGGCCACCCCGAAGGTTGTGGATAAAATCGCAGACTACAAGAGGCAGAATCCCACCATGTTCGCCTGGGAAATCAGGGACAGACTGCTGGCGGAGGGAGTGTGTGACAGCGACACGGTGCCCAGCGTGAGCTCCATTAACAG aATAATTCGAACAAAGGTCCAGCAGCCATTCAATCTGCCTCTGGATGGAAAAGGCCTGAGTCCAGGGCAAACCTTAA tTCCGAGTTCAGCAGTCACCCCTCCCGAGTCTCCACATTCAGACTCTTTGGGCTCCACCTACTCCATCAGTGGCTTGTTGGGTATCCCTCAACCCAGCGCCGAGGGCAAGAGGAGCCATGATGACA gtGATCAGGAGAGCTGTCGGCACAGCGTGGACTCTCAGGGCAGCGCCGGCGTCCCGAGGAAACAGATGAGAGTAGATCACTTCTCAACCACGCAACATCTGGACTGTGGGTTTGATCGTCACCACTATCCCCCGGACTCATTCGGCTCTGCCTCCAGCAGTAAGACAGAGCAG ACTTTGTACCCGCTGTCCCTCATTAATGGCAGCCTAGACGAGGCCAAGACCAGCCTCTCAACATCCAGCTCCGCCATTGGACGGAATCTGACGGCGCACCAGAGCTACGCCATGGTGACTG AGCCCCTACAGTCCCTGCCGCTCTGTCTAAAACAGGAAATGTCCCCAGAAGTGACCAGCACAAGCCCCTCCCCAAACATGGCAGCGTCCAACCTGGCATTCGTGGAGCTGCAGTCGCTGCAGAAGCCCGTTTCTGTCAGCAACAGCTGCAGCCACTCCAACCATTTCCCCAACGCCTTCAACTCATTCTCCCATCATGCACCGGTGTACGGGCAGTTCAGCAGTCAGTCTATCATCTCAG GGCGTGACATGGTGAGCTCCACCCTGCCGGGCTACCCACCTCACATCCCCTCCCCTGCCCAGTCAGGATACTCCACCTCTGCCATCACGGGCATGGTAGCAG GAACAGATTATTCGGGTCAGACCTACAGCCATTCGCCCTACACCTCCTACAGTGAAGCCTGGAGGTTCACCAACTCCAGCATACTGG GTTCACCCTATTACTACAGCACGGCCTCCCGCACCGCCCCACCATCTGCCGCCTACGACCACCTTTAG